A genomic stretch from Desulfohalobium retbaense DSM 5692 includes:
- a CDS encoding ATP-binding cassette domain-containing protein, which translates to MQKSDQCRPWLRLAGARVRLGSTTVLTGLDCALYPGEHVVVTGANAAGKSTFLRLCAGLVWPTDPACREYILQGRRTTSPLPVRHHGAWVAPGQQLAYQGRQARVTVWEVVATGLTNTPFVYVPLSEADAMQVWTTLERFGLQELAERSFAGLSQGQQWQVLLARAMSGGPRFLFLDECTSGLDGPSRDLFWQALHTAVQLGAHALLATPQPWACPEWIGRTITLDQGRIIAGPMRQTAEQGAAAKPGASAGATTGEPTNSRVLVRLSGARVRHEGRDLLGPVSLAIRAGTVWAVRGPNGAGKTTLLRLVSGDAPPYAGQGREYPCLPAQSDRARRETRIRAVFPDQRIELFVRNLPAGAIAGHNAGETRQLWCRFGLQGLEERPFAHLSSGQQQRVLLTRALAGAPSLLVLDEPFTALDAWGRAVCREVVQEHIARNVAVVYSAHAEADCFAGTDHVLWVSGGRVRDSGLQSR; encoded by the coding sequence GTGCAGAAGAGTGATCAGTGCCGTCCATGGTTGCGCCTGGCCGGAGCCCGGGTCCGTCTGGGCAGCACGACCGTGCTCACCGGTCTGGATTGTGCCCTGTATCCCGGCGAACATGTCGTGGTTACCGGAGCCAATGCCGCGGGCAAATCGACGTTTTTGCGATTGTGCGCCGGCCTTGTCTGGCCGACCGATCCGGCGTGCCGGGAATATATCCTCCAGGGCCGCAGGACAACGAGTCCGCTTCCGGTGCGACACCACGGCGCCTGGGTGGCTCCGGGGCAGCAACTCGCCTACCAGGGACGACAGGCCCGGGTCACGGTCTGGGAAGTGGTTGCCACCGGGCTCACGAACACCCCGTTTGTATACGTCCCTTTGTCTGAGGCCGACGCAATGCAGGTCTGGACCACCCTGGAGAGGTTCGGGCTGCAGGAGTTGGCCGAGCGTTCATTTGCCGGACTTTCGCAGGGGCAGCAGTGGCAGGTCCTTCTGGCCAGAGCCATGAGCGGTGGGCCGCGATTTTTGTTCCTGGACGAATGCACCTCGGGTCTTGATGGGCCATCGCGGGATCTGTTCTGGCAGGCCCTGCACACGGCGGTGCAACTGGGGGCCCATGCGTTATTGGCCACACCGCAGCCATGGGCTTGTCCGGAATGGATCGGGCGGACAATCACCCTGGATCAGGGGCGCATCATCGCTGGCCCGATGCGACAGACTGCCGAACAAGGGGCTGCAGCAAAACCGGGTGCATCTGCTGGGGCAACGACGGGGGAGCCGACGAATTCCCGTGTGCTGGTCCGCTTGAGCGGGGCCCGGGTCCGGCACGAGGGCAGGGATCTGCTGGGACCCGTCTCTTTGGCCATCCGGGCGGGCACGGTCTGGGCGGTGCGAGGACCCAACGGCGCCGGCAAGACGACATTGCTGCGACTTGTCAGCGGCGACGCCCCGCCATATGCCGGGCAGGGGCGAGAATACCCCTGTTTGCCGGCCCAAAGCGACAGGGCCAGACGCGAGACCCGAATCCGAGCGGTTTTTCCCGATCAACGGATCGAGCTGTTTGTCCGCAACCTCCCAGCCGGCGCTATTGCCGGGCACAACGCGGGAGAAACCCGGCAGTTGTGGTGCCGCTTCGGCTTGCAGGGACTCGAGGAGCGACCGTTTGCGCATTTGTCCTCAGGCCAACAGCAAAGGGTTCTTCTGACCAGGGCCTTGGCCGGAGCCCCGTCCCTGCTCGTTCTGGACGAGCCTTTCACGGCCTTGGATGCCTGGGGGCGGGCTGTCTGCCGCGAGGTGGTCCAGGAGCATATCGCCCGCAACGTCGCAGTCGTGTACAGCGCCCACGCTGAGGCCGATTGTTTTGCCGGGACCGATCACGTCCTGTGGGTCTCGGGGGGAAGAGTCCGTGATTCCGGCTTGCAATCGCGATGA
- a CDS encoding aminotransferase class I/II-fold pyridoxal phosphate-dependent enzyme: MHQFPRMDRLPPYVFAVVNELKMQLRRQGDDIIDLGMGNPDLATPQHIVDKMCESAQKCVNHRYSASRGIPNLRRAISDWYARRYDVHIDPDSETVVTMGAKEGLSHLALVMLSPGDVVFAPDPTYPIHTYASIIAGADVRRIPIAKDRDFFNDLLMATKQTWPQPKLLIISYPHNPTTAVVDKAFFQKIVDFAKEHNMYVIHDLAYADLAFDGYRPPSFLEAEGAKDVGVEFFSMSKSYSMAGWRVGFCSGNKEMVHALTRIKSYLDYGIFQPIQIASIIALNEDQQCVQEINDVYRERRDTLVNGLNRIGWKVEPPQATMFLWAQIPEQFRSMGSVEFAKLLLREAKVAVSPGLGFGHYGDQHVRFALIENQHRTKQAIRGLKKVIGG, translated from the coding sequence ATGCACCAATTCCCACGCATGGACCGTTTGCCTCCCTATGTCTTCGCCGTGGTCAACGAACTCAAGATGCAGCTGCGGCGTCAGGGGGACGACATTATCGATTTGGGCATGGGGAACCCGGATCTGGCCACCCCACAGCACATCGTGGACAAAATGTGCGAATCCGCCCAGAAATGCGTCAACCACCGCTATTCCGCATCCCGGGGCATCCCCAACCTGCGCCGGGCTATTTCGGACTGGTACGCCAGACGCTACGACGTGCATATCGACCCGGACAGCGAAACCGTGGTCACGATGGGCGCCAAAGAGGGACTCTCCCACTTGGCCCTGGTCATGCTCAGCCCCGGTGATGTCGTCTTTGCTCCGGACCCGACCTATCCCATCCACACCTACGCATCCATCATCGCCGGGGCGGACGTCCGCCGCATCCCCATCGCCAAGGACCGCGACTTTTTCAACGATCTGCTCATGGCCACCAAGCAGACCTGGCCGCAGCCGAAACTGCTGATCATTTCCTACCCCCACAACCCGACGACAGCGGTGGTGGACAAGGCCTTTTTCCAGAAAATCGTGGATTTCGCCAAAGAACACAATATGTACGTCATCCACGACCTGGCTTACGCCGACCTCGCCTTTGACGGGTACCGGCCCCCGAGTTTTCTCGAAGCCGAGGGGGCCAAGGATGTCGGCGTGGAATTCTTTTCCATGTCCAAAAGTTACTCCATGGCGGGCTGGCGCGTTGGATTCTGCAGCGGCAACAAAGAAATGGTCCATGCTCTGACCCGGATCAAAAGTTATCTGGACTACGGTATCTTCCAGCCGATCCAGATCGCCTCGATCATCGCCCTGAATGAAGACCAGCAATGCGTTCAGGAAATCAACGACGTCTACCGCGAACGGCGCGACACCCTGGTCAACGGACTCAACCGCATCGGATGGAAAGTCGAACCGCCGCAGGCGACCATGTTCCTCTGGGCCCAGATACCCGAGCAATTCCGGTCCATGGGCTCGGTGGAATTCGCCAAACTCCTGCTCAGAGAGGCCAAGGTCGCTGTTTCACCCGGACTCGGATTCGGTCACTACGGCGACCAGCACGTCCGCTTCGCCCTTATTGAGAATCAACATCGGACCAAACAGGCCATTCGCGGTTTGAAAAAAGTTATCGGGGGATAA